The nucleotide window aggttctgagaTATTAGGTGCCCACCTAAAGTCACAAGAGCAAGTTGAATCAGAGAGCCAAGGATCAAAATCCATGCGTGTGTTTTCCATTTCAAGGGGCAGGGCTGCAGGATTAGCAggcatggggagggagctggagaCTGAACTCAGAAGGTGGGCAGTCCAAATTGCCTAAAATCAGAGAGTGGGAAGGGTCCTTCCCACTTTATTCCACGCAACCCTGAAGGAGCCCAGATGGAAGGAGACGCAGCTTTCTTTCTCTGGCCCAATTCTTTTTCCCAGCCTGGGGCCATTAGTGGAATACATTATAAACCTTTCTGGGAGAAGCATCCCAATTGACCTGGCGATCATCTGCCAGCAAGTGTTAGAAGTGAAGCTGGTGAAATGGAGAGAAATACAATCGAGGTGGCAGAGGGATGGCCCCaagcccgccccccgcccccaacccgcTCCTCCAAGTCTCTGCCTCTAGTCCCCTCTCCGGGCCACCAGGAAGAACAGCCCTGTGTAGTCAGAGCGGTTATCCAAATGGGTCTCAGCGGCCCGAGTGACCTTCTCCAGCTTCTCAATGATGAAGCCAGCCTCCTGCAGGGCTTCCCGCAGGAATTTCTCATTCAGGGGCAGAGTGGAGAACCTCTTGTCCCCCACCATGAAGAAGGTGGTCTCGAAGCCCCCGCTCAGCACCAGATGGCCCCCGGGCCGGAGCAGGGTCCTGAGATGGCGCAGGGCATCCCGGCAGGCCTgcggggtggggcaggcagcCTCAAGACACAGGGAGGAGATGAGGCCGTCGGCGGGGGGCAGGACCGCGGGCTCCAGGGGCCGTTCTTTCAGGACATCACACTTGAGCACCTGGGTGACGGCTCTCCTTACGCGCTCCTCCTTCTCGGCCCACTTATctctggagaggaaggaagaaagagaaagagaccgGCTGGGTCATGCTCACCACGTGGACCACTCACGTCACTCCCAGCCATTCTCTGCCTGGCGTTCCGGCTCCCAGAGCAGCAGGCTGCCggttctacagatgagaaaactgagtcccaTAGAGAGAGCAGCTGGGAACAAAGTGAAGCCCAGCACCTGCCCACCCTGGGGTCACGGGTCAGGGGCCCCCTTCTGGCCCTGCGCC belongs to Bos indicus x Bos taurus breed Angus x Brahman F1 hybrid chromosome 15, Bos_hybrid_MaternalHap_v2.0, whole genome shotgun sequence and includes:
- the LOC113905832 gene encoding nicotinamide N-methyltransferase-like, whose protein sequence is MALQERQEPDVYQENFEPTSYLEYYRMNQDPVGDEVLHFLLKHYNATFKPGGLEGKLLIDIGSGPTIYQFLSACESFQEIIATDYTDKNLQELEKWLKKMPGAFDWSPVVKYVCELEGNRDKWAEKEERVRRAVTQVLKCDVLKERPLEPAVLPPADGLISSLCLEAACPTPQACRDALRHLRTLLRPGGHLVLSGGFETTFFMVGDKRFSTLPLNEKFLREALQEAGFIIEKLEKVTRAAETHLDNRSDYTGLFFLVARRGD